GCCCGTCGAACCGCTCGCGCCGGTGTTCTCCGCGCCGTCCTGACGACTCGGTATCAATCCGTTTTATTATCGCGGTCGGTGATCCCACATGTATGCTGTCGTGGAATCGGCCCGTCGAGATCTATCGCAGCGAAGGGGTGGTGGCCCTCGGTGCGAGGACGACGCGTCTCCTCGGGAACAGGCTCGCCGACGCCTACTGGGTCGGCCGTCGATCACGTCCAATCACGGTCGCCGGCGTGACGGCGACGTTTCCGATCGACGGCTGGTACGAGTCGTACCGGCTCCGCCGATCGCTGTCGCTCGAGCGCCCGATGCTCCGTGACCTCCTGCGTTCGCTCGGCCCGGAGGACGTCTTCTACGACGTCGGGGCCCACGTCGGGCTCTACAGCTGTTTCGCCGCCCGCGTCGTCGGCGGGGACAGCGTCGTCGCGTTCGAACCCGACCCGGAGAACGTCGAGACGCTCTGTCGAAACCTCTCGTACAACGCGAGCGGGGCGAAGGTCCTCGACTGCGCGCTCGCGTCGGAGGGCGGGACGGTGGTGTTCGAGGGGGCCGACGGCCCGTTCCGGAGCCGCGGCTCGATCGTCGCGGACGGCGGGCCGAACGCGACCGTCGTCGAGCAGCGAGCGGGCGACGCGCTCGTCGCAGCGGGCGAGATCCCGCCACCGACGGTGCTCAAGATCGACGTCGAGGGTGCGGAGTCGCTCGTCATCGACGGACTCTCGGGGTCGCTCGCCGACGACCGCTGTCGGCTCGTCTACTGCGAACTCCACCGCGAGAGCGACCGACGCCCTTCGGCCGAGGACTGTGGATCGACCCCGGCGGAGGTGACCTCACGGCTCCGCTCGCTCGGCTTCGAGACGGAGGTGCTCTGCGACCGGAGCGCGGAACTGCTGGTGAAGGCCGAGCGACTGGGGTGAGCGCTCACCCGCACGGCTCGACCGGACTGTCGTCCTCGATCGTCCCCTCGCACGCCTCGCCGCCGTCGATAGCTCCGGAGACGTCGAGGGGGTAGTCCCGCTGGCCGGGTGTCGAGAGCGCTACGGTGATGGTGCCCTCGTTCTCCTCGGCCAGTACTTCGTCCTCCTGACCGTTCCCGTACCCGACGACGAACTCCACGCCCTCCGCGGCGCCGTCGAGGCGATACTCGAACGTCACCTCGGCCGGTACGCCGTCCTGCTCGGTCGCCTGGGCGGTCAGCGACTCGAACCGGACGTCGCCGCCCGATCCGTCTTCACCACCGTTCTGTGGGCCGGTACAGTCGTACTCGAACGGGACGGTTCGCGTGAGCGATCCGACGGCGAGGCTCGCCGTGGCTGCCCGCTCGATGACGACGGTGACCTCGCCGTCCCCGTGCCCACCGCGGTCACAGCTGAGGGTCAGGCTGGTTCGTTCACCTGGCTCTATCGGGGGGTAGTCGAACAGGCTCGCCACCTCGACCGGACCCTCCACCGAATCGATTCGTACGTCAAACTCCTCGATAGGCTCCCCCGCGTTGTTCACGAGCGTGAGTACGGTCGTCTCCCCCTCGCGATCGATCGTCTCGCCGCTCTCCTCGAGCCCGACGAGTCCGTTCTCGTCGCTGACCGTGGCGGTCACCCCCCGATCGGACTCGACGACGCTCAGCCCGAAGGTCGGCCCGGCGACGAGGACGATCCCGGCGCCGAGACAGAGGAGTCCGACGACGAGCAGCGGCCGCATCAGGGTGGGCGCTCCATTGCCCCGAGCCGGTAGCGCTGGTTGGTGTACGCGTGGACGACGGCGCTCGCGGCGAACAGGACGATCAGCGCGGTCACCCAGCCGAGTTCGGGAACCTGGTGTGTCGGTATCAGCTCGATCCAGAGGCCGACGATCACACAGAGGGCGATCGCGGAGAGCCCGAGGTAGTAGACCGCCCACGGGACCGAGTCGCCGGGGACGACGTCCATGTACACCTCGAGGCGTTCGGCCTCCTCGGTCAGCTCCGCCTCGCGGCCGTCGTACTCGATGATGCCGCTCTCGGCGAGCGTGGGGAGGTGCGTCTGCTGGAGCGAGGTGTAGATCCGCTTTCGCTCCGCGGAGGTCAGTTCGGCACGGTCCTTATCGAGCTCCCAGGCCGCGACGTGTTCGGCGAGGTCCGAGAGGCTCACCGGCCCCCCCTCGCGCTTGCAGATGTGGATCGCGTACCGACGGCGATGGCTACTCAGGATGGAGAACAGTTCGCTTTTCGAGTGTGTCGTCTCTCTGTCCGTCGCCATCGCGTCTCGAACGAAATTATGGAACTCCGAGATATATGGCTTCTGGGTAGATATGTACGACGTAACCGCCGTTCAAGCAGTGCTTTCCGGAGAGAAAGCGGGACATTACAAAGGTAGTATGCTTCCCTTACCCGAGTAGGAACGCGTGGTAATCGGTCCGTACCGATCACGTGTCCGGCTGGACGATACAAAATGAACCTAACAAGGCGGAACGTGTTGCTGGGACTGGGAACGATGACGATCGGCGGCGGAGCGGCCTTCGGTTCGGGGGCGTTCAGCCAGGTCGAAGCCGACCGATCGGTCACCGTCGACGTAGCCGAGGACTCGGCAGCGTTGATCGCGCTCGCCCCGGGCGAGTCGGCGTACGTCTACGAGGACGAGAACGGCCTGATCGTGATCGACCTCGGGGGCGATGCGTTCGACGACGCCGACGGGCTGAACCTCGGGGCCGTCACGACGCTCACCGAGGCGCTCTCGGTGACGAACAACCACGACGAGACCGTCGAGATCACGATCGACGGTGTCGACAACGACGGGATCGACGTCGGGTTCGAAGAGAGCGAGTACGGCGAGGGGATCGCCGGTTACGAACTCGCATCGGGGTCGACGCTCGACCTCGACATCGTGATCGACACGCGCGGGGCGAACGCCGACTCGCGGATCGACGAGGACGTGACGATCCTCGCGGAATCGACGGAGTGAGCGGTGTTCGCCGGCCCGATGGAACACGCACGCCACCCCGCTAGCCCACTGCCGTGAGCGGAACGCTCGTCGGACGCGCGCTCTCGGCTCTCCTCGTACTGGCCCTCCTCGCGATGCTCGTCGGGGCCGCGCTCGGACAGCCGGTCGGCCTCGCGTACGTCGCGAGCGGGAGCATGGAGCCGACGCTCTCGACCGGCGACGGCTTCCTCGCGGTCCCGAGCGCGTTCGTCGAGGTCGAGGAGGGCGACGTCGTCGTCTTCGAGGCGCGCGAACTCCACGACGGCGGCCTGACGACCCACCGCGTCGTCGGCGAGACCGACGCCGGCTACGTGACGCGCGGGGACGCCAACCCGTTCACCGATCAGGACGGCCCCGAGCCGCCGGTCACCGACGACCGGATCGTCGCGGTCGCGCCCCAGGTGAACGGCGAGGTCGTCTCGATCCCGCACCTCGGGACCGGCGTGATGGCGCTTCAGACCGCCGTCGGGGGGATCGGACCGCTGGGCAGGAGCGCCGGGTCGCTGCTCGTCTGGATCGGCCTCCTCCTCACCTGTGTCGCGCTCCTCTCGAACCGGGGGACGACACACCGAACGACCGATCGATCGCGCTCGCGAGCGGGCGTGATCGGGACGCGAACGCTCGTCGTCGTGGTGGTAGCGCTGGTCGTGATCCCCGTCACCGCGGCGATGGTCGTTCCGAGCGGGGTCCACACGTTCGGGATCGCCAGCACGACCGCCGACTCCGACGACCCGCTCGCGATCGAACCCGGGGAGACCTCGACGGTCGAGCACACGCTCCACAACGACGGCGTCGTTCCGGCGGTCGCCGTCCTCGAACCGGCGAGCGACGGGATCGCCGTCGAATCCGACCGCCGTTCGCTCCCGGGTGGGTCCTCGGAACCGGTCTCGGTCACGCTGTCGGCCCCCGAGGAGGAGGGCGAGTACTACCGTTCGTTCACCGAACACCGCTACCTCGCGGTGCTCCCGTCGGTCCTCTTGGTGTGGCTCCACGGGATCCACCCGCTGGTCGCGCTCTCGGCGGTGAACCTCGTCGCACTCTCGATCTTCCTGGTGCTCGCGGCGGTCGTGGCCGGCCTGCGACCGCAGCGGATCCGATCGCCCTCGACGCCGCTCTCCGTACGCGTCAGGCGGACCGCCCTCGCCTGGTGGGAGCGCCTGTGACCGCCGTACGTATACGGATAGCCGATACGTTTACCCCGGTCGCAACGCACTCTCCGGGGATGCCCTCCACGAAGCGACGCGACCGGCCGCACGATTCGCCGGGCGCGAGCACTCGCACGGCGATCCCGAGGGAGGGTTCCGAGTGACGCTCTCGCCCCGATCCCGGCTGGTGCTCGCGCGCCACGGCCGGGCGGTCGCGCTCTCGCTCGCGCTCGTCGCCCTCTTCGCGTTCCTCATCTCGGGGATGACCCTCGCCCTCCCCGGAACGACCGAGGTCTCGGAGGAGCGAGACCGGGAGACCGTCACGACCGAGGTCCGGACGAGCGCGCTCGTCACCGCCGACGACTCGCTCTACGGGAGCGGAACGACGGTCGAAGACCCGTCCAGGTACCTGCTCTCGGACATGCCCGAACTCTCGATCGAGGTGCAAACGGAGGCACCCGAAGGGAGCGACGTCACCCACGAACTCGTCCTGGTAACGACCGCGAGCGCCGACGAAGAGGCGTTCTGGGAGGAGAGGGAGACCCTGATCGAGGAGACGCACGTCGTGGGAGGGGAGCCCGTGCGCTCGGAGACCGAGATCGACATGCGAGCGCTCTCCGAGTCGATCGAGGAAACCGAGGATCGGCTCTCGAACGTCGGGAGCATCGGGCTCGCCCTCGAACTCCGGACGACCTACGACACCGGGACGTACGCAGACGAACAGACCTCGTCGGTGCCGCTCGAACTCACCGCCGACGCCTACTGGTTCGACGGTTCGCTCTCGGAGGAGTCCGAACACGCAGAGGTCGTCACGCGGGAGGTCGAGGAAGAGCCAGACGTCTTCGCCGGTGCCGGACTCGCACTCGTCGGACTCGCCGCCGGCGTCGGGTCGGCGTTCGCGTGGCGGCGCCGGGAGGAGGTCGTCGATTTCGGTGCGCTCACCCAGGAGGTCCACAGCCGGCGCCACGCCGAGTGGATCTCGAACGGGCAGATCCCGATGTGGATGGGCAAGGACTACGTCCGGCTCGACACGCTAGAGGACGTCGTCGACG
This region of Halalkalicoccus sp. CGA53 genomic DNA includes:
- a CDS encoding DUF5305 domain-containing protein, producing the protein MTLSPRSRLVLARHGRAVALSLALVALFAFLISGMTLALPGTTEVSEERDRETVTTEVRTSALVTADDSLYGSGTTVEDPSRYLLSDMPELSIEVQTEAPEGSDVTHELVLVTTASADEEAFWEERETLIEETHVVGGEPVRSETEIDMRALSESIEETEDRLSNVGSIGLALELRTTYDTGTYADEQTSSVPLELTADAYWFDGSLSEESEHAEVVTREVEEEPDVFAGAGLALVGLAAGVGSAFAWRRREEVVDFGALTQEVHSRRHAEWISNGQIPMWMGKDYVRLDTLEDVVDVAIDTNQRVVHDTERNLHAVIQGDVVYYYSLAGTWEEVAWPKMDMSGFSELAEAESEFDGEWEPASNGADEWVSDLDPEDEDSWESI
- a CDS encoding DUF7344 domain-containing protein, whose protein sequence is MATDRETTHSKSELFSILSSHRRRYAIHICKREGGPVSLSDLAEHVAAWELDKDRAELTSAERKRIYTSLQQTHLPTLAESGIIEYDGREAELTEEAERLEVYMDVVPGDSVPWAVYYLGLSAIALCVIVGLWIELIPTHQVPELGWVTALIVLFAASAVVHAYTNQRYRLGAMERPP
- a CDS encoding FkbM family methyltransferase, with the translated sequence MLSWNRPVEIYRSEGVVALGARTTRLLGNRLADAYWVGRRSRPITVAGVTATFPIDGWYESYRLRRSLSLERPMLRDLLRSLGPEDVFYDVGAHVGLYSCFAARVVGGDSVVAFEPDPENVETLCRNLSYNASGAKVLDCALASEGGTVVFEGADGPFRSRGSIVADGGPNATVVEQRAGDALVAAGEIPPPTVLKIDVEGAESLVIDGLSGSLADDRCRLVYCELHRESDRRPSAEDCGSTPAEVTSRLRSLGFETEVLCDRSAELLVKAERLG
- a CDS encoding signal peptidase I, with product MSGTLVGRALSALLVLALLAMLVGAALGQPVGLAYVASGSMEPTLSTGDGFLAVPSAFVEVEEGDVVVFEARELHDGGLTTHRVVGETDAGYVTRGDANPFTDQDGPEPPVTDDRIVAVAPQVNGEVVSIPHLGTGVMALQTAVGGIGPLGRSAGSLLVWIGLLLTCVALLSNRGTTHRTTDRSRSRAGVIGTRTLVVVVVALVVIPVTAAMVVPSGVHTFGIASTTADSDDPLAIEPGETSTVEHTLHNDGVVPAVAVLEPASDGIAVESDRRSLPGGSSEPVSVTLSAPEEEGEYYRSFTEHRYLAVLPSVLLVWLHGIHPLVALSAVNLVALSIFLVLAAVVAGLRPQRIRSPSTPLSVRVRRTALAWWERL